The DNA sequence AGTCAACTTCAAGAAGTATTCCATCTTCTCGTCTATTGCGTCATGTCCTTGTCATTTTCCGTTGTTGTTTACAAATTAATGTTTCGTGACAGTCACTGGGATGGGAGggattacatttcatttagccacGCAACAAGAATTGTTGCATTTAGGCACAGATTGTAGGTGCTGTGAGGCTAAATGAAAGAGGAAAAGCAAGTGTAGCAAAAAGCAACACATTTTCTTAGAGGTAGCCACGAGCACagtgcaaaatcacgtatcCTCATTACAGTATCACTGATCTAACCTATTccaacctaaccttacctaacctgacctaacgcaacctaaccttacctaacctaaggGAGGAGAATCCGACGTATTCCGACGCATGCGGTGAGTTTGAGGAGGGAAAAATTTGAGGTCTGAAGCTCTATTCCTCCATATGCAGTCCCCTCACTTTCCGGAACCAgctccgaattccggaactttttagagttttctgaatttttcccggaacttttgaaattctccaAATgatccggatcttttgcattttccggaactttctcggaacttttgaaaaaaatctaaaaggaatcccggaacttttgacggtcatggagtaagaggaattggaacaaaaaagttccgaatcccggaacttttgacagacatgaaatgggagcactgtccATATGACTCAATATTACATAAATAAAGTTCAATGTGGATtacttgattttattttattttacttttttatgaaaaatagtggaagaataaatttaattaaataattaaagtaGTATTAGTGTCATTAAGGTATGTTTTGGAGCCCTTATGGCCCTGTATATATTTGTATAAGAATTAAACTAATATATAAATACATTTTACAGGTATGATTCTCCCGAGAACCCGGTATTGATCATTGAAGGACACTTAGTTTTAAACGAGCCAAGACTAAACTCCATAGTGGATAAGCGAATTTGCTTGACGATGGATAAGGAGGAATGCTGGGAAAGGAGAAAGCACGTGGACTATGGAAACCATGATTCCAAGCGGTACTTCAACCTTTGCGGATGGCCGGAGTATCAGAAACGATTGAGtgaaatgaaacaaatgaaCGATCGCGCCAAACACAACAACGATAGAATCAAGTTCATTCACTACAGCACGGATTTTGATAAGCTGGTAGACGAGCTGATAGCTGACGCGATGAAAATATGCGAAATCAAATCTAAAAGTCGGCGAAAAAAAACATCGATAGCCTGAGAAGTGAGAAGACTCTTTTTTTCCTTGGTGCGAAAATTAGCAGGCATTTTCAACGTTGTGTAGTCTATCGGCATCGCTGCAACGCGCGTTAGAAAGGTCAGTGTGCGTGTTATGAAATCGTTCTGACACTTGAATCTTCAAGATTATGAAAAAATCAGGCGATCTGCCAAATTGATGAGTTTTTCCGATCTACGTGGAATAATCATGGAGCTGTCAGGCGTCGTTCACAAAAACTTACGGTGGATGACTTAATCAGTCTCATATCACCGCAAAGAATTGAAAACCTGACCTCTTGGAGGGcttgttttttttacatttttgtcaaattctttttaaaatacgATTCCAaatcaaataattagaattattttaatctatttttatgAGTATGAAGGGTAAATAATACAACTTCAGCAAGCATTATACCCAGTGTATGCCGTTTTTATCAAGGTGAAACTAgtgtaaaataaatatatataaaaacaagcagtgaactccaacacaatgtgttgataaggcgcgtcattaactcgcacatatcaacccctttagttttcatttacagagatttaaaaaaaggcaagcagcacaacaagagaattcacgatccaacactgcaaggtcaacgacgcaccttcacgagaccgtgtattgtgaatctagaaagctattcgaacaaatttaagttttttgatctgcctcaagcaaaatcttttcagattcttgaagaaaagtgctacggaaaaaattaagc is a window from the Bemisia tabaci chromosome 10, PGI_BMITA_v3 genome containing:
- the LOC109042344 gene encoding nicotinamide riboside kinase 1; the encoded protein is MVEDDMIRRSDEWCVLGITGIGRSGKSTLAKKLQAKIPGSYVIHQDDYFHPLDYEGHEYVTGLGGSVANWEIISSIDFDSLLSDVRSILNRYDSPENPVLIIEGHLVLNEPRLNSIVDKRICLTMDKEECWERRKHVDYGNHDSKRYFNLCGWPEYQKRLSEMKQMNDRAKHNNDRIKFIHYSTDFDKLVDELIADAMKICEIKSKSRRKKTSIA